ACCGGGTGGAAGGTTATATCAATGATACCTTCATGGCCAAACACGGTGATGGTTGGCGGAAGTCGGTAGTTTTTGATCTCGAGCAACTGAGAGGGGGGATAAAAAGTATCAGAAAAGCCACCCGTGACTTTGACTCATTTTCACATCAAAGTGACAGAACATCCCGACGTTTAAATAAAAAGAGAGGAGAAACTAAAGCCAGTATTCTGGTAGTGGAAGATGATGCCTTTCAACGTAATCTGCTGGTCGCACTGCTTAGAAGTGATGACTATGATGTGCAGTTTTCCGCCAGCGGTGAAGAGGCCATTGGCATGTTACAGCATAGTACGCCGGATCTGATTCTAATGGATATCATGATGCCAGGCATTAATGGCATTGAAACCACCCGTCTGATAAAAACGTCTCCCCTGAGCAAGAATATTCCCATCATCATTACGAGCGGGTATAACCAACGGGATGTCATTCTCGAATGCATCAACCTTGGTGCCTGCAGTTTTATCATCAAGCCCTTTAACCGACAGACGATTATCAAGAAAGTGGCAGCAGCTCTTGAGAGTAGCTCTTCAGTATGACTTTCATTGATTCGACGGTCATGGCCATCTGAGCCAGTAGAGGCTGTTTGATGTGGATCAACAAAAGTATCATTGTCCGCTGTGCCACGTGACACCCTCGGATATACTCGCGGCTTTGAAAACAGGGAGTGTTCCTCATCATGGCCGGACGTCCGACCACCATACGGCGGTATTTGCTTAACCGTACCCTGCTGTTTTCCGTTATCGGTTTTTTGCTGCTGCTGGTGGTAGCCAACCAGGCCTATCAGAGCAGTGTGCGGCAAAGCGCGCGCCAGGTGGCGGCCTCGGTGGCCCAGACTACCTTCAATTCCATGTATTCCATCATGAGCCAGGGCTGGAGCCGCAATCAGCTGGAAACCTTTTTGCAGCAGCTGGAGCAGGGCAACCGGGAGCAGGGCTTTCATATCGGCCTGTACCGGGGCGAGCTGGTGAGCG
The Oceanimonas pelagia genome window above contains:
- a CDS encoding response regulator, translated to MVIKGSADVFVATGSNSTAEIISQMLIPEFERLIICTSTEHVVKEFDASGACVLVLAYNEVVQSGEVYDLLCRHSKKINLLPHKALLLCNKHEAKVAYDYCRDGKFDNYVVFWPLSYDPFRLLMSIHQALVELDKIHHLREKDKVTREQRNHLVNLEALLARQLKESSNFTLQVNHAVDRVEGYINDTFMAKHGDGWRKSVVFDLEQLRGGIKSIRKATRDFDSFSHQSDRTSRRLNKKRGETKASILVVEDDAFQRNLLVALLRSDDYDVQFSASGEEAIGMLQHSTPDLILMDIMMPGINGIETTRLIKTSPLSKNIPIIITSGYNQRDVILECINLGACSFIIKPFNRQTIIKKVAAALESSSSV